From the genome of Syngnathoides biaculeatus isolate LvHL_M chromosome 15, ASM1980259v1, whole genome shotgun sequence:
GCTTTTCACAGAAGGACTGAaatgattggattttttttttttttgtgccggaAAGTTGAATTGACTTTTggaaactgcattttatatttgCTCGGCTTGTCTGAAGGATATTTCAATTGGTTAgatgatttgaaaactttgtgtgtgtgagacataaaaatgaaaaaacaatcaGGAGACAATACACCTCtcagacatacagtgaagaaacaagtatttgaacaccctcctatattgcaagttctcccacttggaaatcacagagaggtctgaaattgtcgtcataggtgcatgtcagagaatgtaaaaagaaaaatccagaaatcacaatgtatgcttttttgaaggatttatttgtgtgatgcagctgcaaataattatttgaactcctgggaaaaccaatgttaatatttggtacagtagcctttgtttgcaattacagaggtcaaacatttcctgtagttgttcaccaggtttgcacacgctgctggagggattttggcccactcctccacacagatcttctctagattagactggtttctgggctgtgtccctgagaaacacagagtttcagctccctccaaagattttccattgtgattaggtctggagactggctcggccacgccagaatgcTTCTatacgcttcttacggagccagtccttggttttcctgactgtgtgcttcgggccacgacccatcttcaatgctctgactgaggggaaagaggttgttccccaaaatctcacaatacgtggccgcggtcatcctctccttaatacagtgcaggaaaaacagccccaaagcgtgaatgctaccaccctcatgcttcacagcagggatggtgttcatgggatggaactcatccttcatctttctccaaacacggttagtggaattatgaccaaaaaagttccattttggtctcatctgaccacaaaacgttctcccatgactcctatgtaacattggcaaacttaagacgtgtgctggtttaagcaggggaaccttccgtgccatgcatgatttcaaaccaggaCGCTTTAGTGTCTTAgcgacagtcaccttggaaacggtggtcccagctcttttcaggtcattgaccaagtcctgtcgtgtagtcctgggctgattcctcacctttctcaggatcattgagaccccataaggtgatatcttgcacggggctccactccgattgatgtttcgcttcttccattttcttatgattgcgccaacagtggaccttttattttttttcaccaaactgcttggctcTGTCggcttttccagccgtgtggagttttttttaactcaacaattttgtctctggcgtctttggaaaagctctttgttcttggccatgttacaagtttgagtcttacttgattgtatgggatggacaggtgtcttttctttatgcagctaacaacctcacacaggtgcatctgattcaggatcatacatggaatggaggtggacttttaaaggcggactaacaggtctttgagggtcagaaatcTAGCTAATAggtaggtgttcaaatactcatttgcagctgtataacacaaataaatggttaaaaaaaaaatcatacattgtgatttcaggatttttcttgaTAGATTCTCTGCAcctataatgaaaatttcatacccctccatgatttctacgtaggagaacttgcaatataacagggtgttcaaatacttattttcgtcactgtaattcaacaaaaaatgtttccctcagcgttatttgctgcaaatcagataGCACAACTCTGGGGATAGTTAGGAAAAATTCAAACGGTATTGAGTCGCGCcagcttgttgatggtttcTGCTGCGGAACAGttttctgtgtttaaaaaaaaaaaaaaaaaaaaagtccgctgTGTCAAATTTTTACAGTACTTGATTTTCCAGCTTTGTTTCAGATTTTGCATGATttcatcattttgctgattcGTACATTTTTATGCTGTTTTTCCACATTGGGAAAGAGGTTTGACTCCATGCTCGCTTCAAATTTTAGCATGCTATGTGATCGCTAAAGCTGTTTTAAGCTAAAACATCACCATCACAAGCAGGTGAAGTAAAGCAAATCATAATATAGTAATGCAACATTTCTATTTGTACTCCATGATGACTACACTGAATGTCAATTAGCAGCAGCACCCTTCAGTGTCCCAGGGTGGATCCAACGCCATCTAGTGGCTACTGATGACTGCTGCTCTTGTGTGGCATCAATACATTCCTTTTGGTTTGaagcttgtttgttttcttgtttaaaattcatatttgcacgttagacaaacaaatgttttgttggCGATCCCATGAGTTGatgtttgattgacaggtggcTCGTAAACTGGTGATGGGGGAGGAGGAACTGGAGCGTGCCGAAGCCCGAGCGGAGTTAGCTGAGAGGTTGCACGCATGCACACTTACACACCATCTACTTCCTGTCTATTCACACACTGCCACGTAGCTAGCTAACACTTGAAGCTGAGGAGTTTGGGGCAATTGGCAAAGAGCGCAGGTCGTGGGGGTCACGGGACTTTCCGTCTGCTCTCCTGTTGACCTATGACCCTGAGATGCTTTGCCACCTCCGCCTCTTGCCCCCGCTTTGACAAATCTCGTTTTTCCCTGGCGTTATTGTGACCTGATGAACTTGGATCTGCAGCAAAGCTCGCTCGCTGGATGACGAGCTGAAGAGTCTGATGGCCAGTTCGAAGAGTTTGGAGTCTCAGGCCGAGAAGGTGAGAGGTGAGAAGTAGGCGTGGAGGTGTGGGTCTGCTCGGCGTGTCAGCATTCTGTTTTGTGTCCTAGTTCTGTGTGCAGGAGGAACGTAGCGAGTTAGAGATCAGCAGCCTAAGGAGTAAACTGATGGAGGTGAGACGCGCTCGCTTACCATAGAGGTACACGCGCGAGTCCTGCTCTGAGCTACGGCGATGTGGTTGTAACATCACCATTACACGCCGCCTACAATGTTGTTCCAAATCAGTTGGGATAGACTTAAAACACAAGTGCTACCCTAATTAGGTTAAGATGAATTGATGTCATTCCTTTTGATGCCACAAGATTGCACCACAGCAAGACTTTTGTAATGGGTGACCTCGCAAGAGGTGGCGCTACGCTCTACTTGAGATCAGCCAATGCCGATCGGGCCACTCGGATTTGTATCGGCTGTAACGTTATCATTCGCTGATCTGATCAATGACGCAGTTATAATGTAGTCAGGTCAATAGTTTTCAAGCTACTCGCCATACATAAATTAACAAGTCGTGAAAATAGTCAGGATGCATGCACGAGGAGGGGAAGAAACTACACACAGCAAGGCTGGATGTGAATCCGGGACCCGAGAGCTGTCGAAGCAGAGGTCCCAATCAGTCGACCGCCCTGCATGCTTTGGAGGACGAAGACTGACAAAAAAGTACATCGGTCTTAACactgctccacttcctgttcagGCAGAGAACAGGGCGGAGTCTGCCGAGCGCACGGTGGCCAAGCTGGAGAGAACCGTCGACGAGCTGGAAGGTGCGGCGCGCCGGTCGATGAAGCCGATCGCACGTGAGGGACCGAAGCTGACCGATGTTTGCGTGTTTGCAGAGTTGCTGTTGGCCGCCAAGACGGCCAACGTGGATCTCAACACCAAACTCAACCAGACCCTTGAGGATCTTTCCGCCTTCTGAACGATCCACCTCTTGCTGTCACATTCCTTAATTAGTGGGATCAATAGTCACACGCTGGCTCCGTAATTGCTTGCTTGCGTTGTGGGTGTGTGCTTGGAAGGGAACAGCCAATCGTATTTTTCTGCCAAACCGAAGGGGCCAATTACATCTCATTCCGTGGCATTGTGCATTTTATACTGTGACGTTATCGACATATGATTCTGTCAAGAGTATAGAGTCTCAGAGGTCAGAAGCACCTACCTGATTAATAGTGTCACATGGTCTTATGCTGTGATGTCATAACAgctttttgtttcaaaaataaaagcaagttAATTTAATGTCTTTTGTTTCCATGTCAGCAGCTTGTGTTACTTAGTGATCGTGTTGCAACGGGCCCCTGTCTTCAAAGCACACCAGATGaccgtccatccatctactgcttttccggatCGGGTTGaggggggcagtagctttaacagggatGCTCAGATTCCCttttccccagctacttcatACAGCTCTGTTCTtctctcactcatgaacaagaccccaagatacttgaagtccttcacttgaggcaggatctcattTGGCGACCCGGAAAGAGCACGCAGCACTTTTcccactgaggaccatggtttcaTATTTGTAGGTGCCGATTCTCACACAAGATGTGTAGCCCTCAGGTTGCTGAATGGCAGTTTTACAAAACTTACTTCATGAATAATATATTTCAACAAAACCTCTTACTGGACTTATTTATAAAAGGTTTGTTTTGAgatacaatcttttttttttttttttaaggaacctTATCTATTCCATGTAATCTAGTCAAATCATAccagttccatttttttcccttctactAAAGAACTTTTGTACCTAAAATAAGTGGTTTATAATAGTTTTACTTCTAAGAATAGGTGAGCCTCTGTCAAAATGTCGTCCAAGGTTAGCGTTTGTCAGTGTTTGCCACTTGTCCTGAAAAGCTACAAGGTGGCAAttgggaggttaaaaaaaaaaaaaaagagcccccATTGAAACAGTTTCAcaataaatgtattcatttatttaaaaggcCCATTTCTGATAATTTTGGTCAAAATACTATCTTACCAATATTACCAATCCTAAAAGCCTTATGTGTAAGATAACGGTGAGGTCTCAGGTATGTTAGCTGTGAATTTGCCCCGGTGTTTGGGCAGTGTGCAACAATctcaaatattcaacatttgccagtaaaaatcaaaattttcatGTTGGGATGCGGAATGGAATGTAGCTAACCAAAAAGCAATTGGTCAGCCAATGGCTTACCCAGCCGGCAGTCAGTATTTTCCCAAGCAAGTCTTTTTCCGAAGCCCTTTGAGACGGCTGTGAAGAAGggttacacaaataaatgacataaTTGAAACGTTTTGTGTAGTGTTCAGGGGTTGAATTTATTGGCCCACACAACATGACCAAAATTCTTGTATGCCTTCGTGTTAAATCTGTTATACAGGACCTatttaatcatttgaaaaacacaCCCCAATTTTCCGTGCATTGGTAATTATAGACGACTTCTCATAAACTGCGTTGGTAATTATAGAGTTTCTCATCGCTCGCTAACTGGCTGAGGAACATCTCCTAGCCAAATTATATTGTGAGGATTCTGTGGAAATTAACCCTACAGATGGCCTTTTAGTCATATTGCAGCATGAACCAGCGTGACAATATGGCGCCCGCACAACACTCTCCGGGTATTCTCTTTTGCCGCTTTGCTGATATCCATCGATTAGTGATTGGCATCGCCTGCCGCCGCTTCCACCGCAAGCGCTATAATTGGCCGCAACTGGTCCTCTAACGAGGGGGCGTCAGCCTCATTAGTGATTGTCCAATGGAACTCGACACTGTCGTCCAGGCCACACTCGGACTCTGCATCATCCACGCCTGACCCGCAAAAAGAACAGAGATTAGAGGTCAGCGGGCGAGAACGTGCGGTCGACTGATCGTACCCGCGGAGAAGCTCCACCCCCTCTGCCTGCGTGTTTCTTCTCGACTTTCCACACGGACGCAGTAGGTCTGTTGAGGAAACTTGGCCCAAAACCACTGAAGGTCTGACATCCGACGCGCGTCGCTCACCACCTGACCAATCGCAGAGAAGAGGAGCGCTAGCCGCTTGGCATACCGGCACGGGAGCACAAGGACGTACCCAAATGGGTCGGCACACTCCTCCCGTCGCCAACCGGCAGAAGAATCCGGGATCTTGGCGTCTTTGAGCTTCACCCCAGCGGATCATGTCGGCCCGGTAGATCTCCTTGTAAATACCGCAACCCAACAGCTGTTCCAGATCCAGACCATGTTTCTGCGGACAGAATTGGAATCCtcctttatttgccaagtaagtaaaaaacacaaggaatggttttttttttccgtagtTGGAACTGCTATCGTACAACAATAATCACCCATTACGATAAAAATTGGAGACAAAAACACTACACAGAGTTCCTTCGACACGAGCAATTTAAAAGGCAACAGGGTGGGAGGGTGGAAGGAAGCTGTTGGAGTGTCTGCTCGTTTTAGCTTTCATCGATAGGTCAATTGATAGCCATAGGATCACATGATCGGCACAAACTTTTGAGACCAGACATTCGTGTAGGGAAGTAGGTCTTGTGCATCCTGGGAGTTTGGCCAATTTCAGCGTGTTGAAACATCCCCAGCATGAATAGGAGAGCTCGGGTTATGTCGTTTTAAAACAGACCCAAAAGTGTCAAATCttatttcatgacattttaCTTCCTCTATGTGAGTTTCAATAGAAACCTATGTATAATtgttaattcttcttctttagaTGAGGAGCACACCATATTTGATGACCAATTTATGTAGAAATTGAATAAATCGTAATTCCAAAGgtgtcaaagattttttttttcctctcactgtATATAAGCCTAACGACAACATTGTGTCAATCCAGGCGCATCCTCCATATTGAGCCAGTTTGTAGCGCTCGTCTTGGAAACTTGGGGCGGCAACCGCGTTCATTggtgacctttttgttttttttttttttttctctctctctctccctttgcTGACCTGCGCACAAAGTCACATGACATGTCTTACCTGAGCGTAAGCCCGTTTGAGGGGCGCTGAAAGACGAATCACGGCGCAAACGTCTTCTCCTAACCTGCAAATCGACGACAACACACGTGATCGATGGTTGTATCGATCCGCGAATACGAAAGGCAGACTGGACTTCACCGATCAAGGACGATATCCGTTACGTAATCTTTTCCCGACTTCCGCTTGCCGCTGAAAATCAAAACGAGTTTCGGTTCCGAATGGAGACTTTGATTAAGGTGCAAAAGATCGATCCCATCTGAGGAACCCATCATACATGTGACGAATGTTGCTGATCGGCAGGCACGAACGACTTCCTGAAAGGCGCCGGAACTGAGGGAGAGTACTTCGaatgaaataaaagttaaaGAGCCGCGGCCGTGtcacgcctttttttttttgtttattacgTAGCGAAGCAGTGATGTCTGTTTTATAAAGATAAGTTCGGAATTCACGCGATTTCTTtctctccattaaaaaaaaaaatactctttcactttattttgaaaagctaCACGCTAACGTCCGTGTCAAAGTTGAACGGCTCTGGTCAACATGGCGTCGTGGGGTCTTCGGAGGAAAACTTTCCAAACTTTTATGGCGGTGAGCTCCACTTTCAGTTGAACTACATACATAGAcaaaatttgatattttaagTGTTGTTGAATTCGCAATTACGAAGAACCTTCGTGACTTTTTATTTGTCCATTAAATAGTTAAACTTTCTCCCACTTTTCCATACACTAAGTGATTTCTTTTTACATCCGTCTTTGAAGGAGCTCATTAAGGAACGCGTCACGTGAACTCGATCAGAACCCATATGGTTCCACCTGTTATCAGAGCctcttatcctaacaagggtagtgggagtgctggagcctaatcccAGGTGTCTTAGGTCAGGTGggagggtagaccctgaactggttgccagccaatggacctttccgactggcgatcttaaagggtgtcatcccaataaacattctaaaatagtgaaatgaaaaatacatgtaacattattcactacaAAAACATAATTGAGCTGAGAGcactcatccacgcgcaaagttgcgaaagtgtcattcgacatccaagcggtcgccatattggctgcatttactgtctgtGAAGTCACAAATTGAAAACgcgacacgccccttcagacatggaagctcttttcgaagaggagagcgtctcacaatcgagtcaagtgtccggggcaatattatcctatcgtttcgagccatatttggattataactaacaacagattccccGACAGTACGACGGTATGTAGcttactcagccgcgagcgatcaCAACGCCGGGGGCCGGGTGCGACGAGCTGAACCACGGCggcgagccgggccgctttacagcgttgtcatcGCTCGTGGCTGTGCgcgccataaacaattgtttatcgctgccgccatcggcggtgttgttcattgcggacgactgcggcggctatgaacatttCTGGCGGcaatggtgcactcagccgcgtgccaTGACAataccgtaaagcggcccggctcggcaccatgataagccacctctgcGCCAAAGATGAGCCACCCAAGCTGAAgacgtgaccggcggacgcggctgTATGAAGTGTGTCGGGTTAGTGACGTCGGCGTATTGTGCGGCGTCAGTCATGTTTCCACAGCTCGCCAGCCCCCGCTCAGcagcctcctcttcctcactcaTGCTTCTTCCCACCGCTGGAGGAGGCCATGCTGCCACCAGGAACCTTCCAGGGACGAGTGGCGTTTGTCACGGGAGGCGGGACCGGACTGGGCCGTGCCATGACTGCCACCCTCTCCCGCCTTGGGGCTGAGTGTGTCATAGCCAGCAGGTCAGATGGTACCTGGGCATGGGAGTCCACTACCTAGTGGAGATTAGGGTTTGATAACAAGTCTCGATCCGCCATTGGCTCTACCTTTGCTATTGTGTGTAgatcagggatgtcaaactcattttggtaTGTGGGGTACATTTACCTGAATTAGATCTCAAGTTTGCCAGACGACTCTATTTGGGACTTAAGGTAGACGTGGCAActattcaaaaaaatgtttccattgtttgttttccatTGTAAGTAGTTACAAGTacatggggtgaaaaaaaaaaatcaaattgattATAAACTGTTTGCACATCATAGAAgcaaattttaaatgtcataGTAACCAGTATTATGAATCGGTATTTTAATTTACACATGCAACTTGCAGATCAATGTGGTTCTAATAAATATAGCATTTGTAAACAACATGAgcttcaaaaataattttacatttacaaaatcTTTGCCTACATCTGGAAATCTTGAGCTGGACTGTGTCGTCTGACTGTACCAATATGAGTAGAAGTATGCAGAAAGAGGgagccgtccccccccccctttttttttttctaaaagacaatctattttatttgccaagtatgtttaaaaaaaaaaaaaacacctgtagGTGGAGCCGTTCTACTCCGAAAACAAACGGCCATTGTGTCAAGAAATACTTGTGGGACATAAACAATaaagaaaacacacaacaaaGGGTCATTGAGCAATGACAGGTTACCAGTAGTCTGGCAATGCTGAGGCAATGACAACTATGCAAATGATGCAGTCCTCAAGCAATTTGTAGTGATGAGTAGTGTGTTAATGTAGTTCAGTGACAATTGTGCAGATGGTGCAGGTAGTTCATTGTCAAGCACGTGAaaggccggtgtgacggtctgagcgctcccccgtgctgaaaagtctccttgtgtaaaccctaaccctattttaCAAGATTGTCTTCAAACATTTATGCAAGATGGGCCTTCACTCAGTGCAGTTATGGAATAGCAATTTAATGTCCGTTTACTCTGCTTGTGCAACTTCAAATGACATCTTTTAGCCTTCAGACGTGCATCAATATCAACGTGAAATCCTGAGTAGCCAGCAGCCAATTTGAGAAGGTCATGGAAGTGCTTGCCAGTCCGCCCTCCTGTGGACAGAATTGGTAACAGCAGtgatgtttattaaaaaaaataaaataaaaaataaattaaagtgaATTTGGTCTCTAACCCCACACCCCAGATTGGACCCCTTGACAGGCTGGTTCTGGCCTCCAGGTCGTACGTTTGACACCCTTACTGTTTAGAGTTGGTTCACTATGGAGTGTGGGTATATGTCCAGGGTGagagtgtcctttttttttgtacaggaaGTTGGAGGTCCTACAACAGACGGCCAAAGAGATCAGCAGTCAGACTGGAAACAAGGTGAAAGGTCAAAGAAGAGGCAGAACCTCGGTCAGTCTTGGTCTCAGCTTGCCTGACCCATTAATCTGCTCTGATCTCCACGTCTCAGGTCCACGCAATCAAGCTTGATGTCAGAGATCCTCAGGCTGTTACACGTTGTGTAGAACACATGGAAAGTCTCACAGGATTGCCTGATGTCAgggccacacaaacacacagacacacacactctttcACAACCACACGTCACCTTTGtgttgtattctgtaagcacaGGTGATCGTCAACAATGCGGCGGGAAACTTTGTGTGTCCGTCAGAAAATTTGTCGGCCAACGCATGGAAGAGCATCACTGACATCGTCCTGAATGGGACAGCCTTTGTCACGCTCGAGCTTGGAAAGCAGCTGGTCCGCAGACAGAAAGGTCAGAGGTCGGTCGTGATTGGAGTCGGCAAAGGTCACAGGTCATTCATTCCCCTTCGTGTGTGTCCATCAGGCGCAGCCTTCCTGGCCATCACAACCATCTATGCCGAGTCGGGCTCCGGGTTCGTGGTTCCCAGCGCCGCCGCCAAGGCTGGCGTCGAGGTGCTGTACAAGTGAGTGCCGTGCAAACAGGATGATGACTGGGTGGTCACCATTGTTACGGCCGCCACCTTCTCAATCTGCATGCTATGGTGACTGGTACATTTTCAGGTCTTTGGCAGGAGAGTGGGGACGCTATGGACTCAGGTTCAACATTATCCAGCCTGGACCCATCAGAACCAAGGTACTGTGGTCTTTTTCTCATCTGATTCTTGTTGAGTGGTGATCCACTTTGCAGCTGGGTGGGTGGCTGTCACAGTAATAATGGTAACAATTGGGCACAGTTGACTCAGGGGCCACTGATGTGTGAATTTGGCAGGTGGTCCAAGTCCCAAGCAGATGCTTGCAtttgggaaaaataaacaaaaaaggcaTTGTACTGTTAATACTTGAATTTACTTACAGTAGGAACTGTTTTCTTCTtgatcacttgtttttttttttttttttttttttgaagggtgggggggggcaatgtaTCAAATATGGTGTTAGGTGTTACACTAAatagaatggggggggggggggaatggaaagacagttggtcccaatgacataccagtggaggtatggaagcaatttgttgaagtggctgtggagtttctgGCCAACTTACTCAATAGAATAGTAGCGGGAGAGatgatgccagaagaatggaggaaaagtgtgctagtccccatttttaagaccaaaaggcgatgttcagaactgtggaaactaaagaggaatgaagatgatgagccacacaatgaagttatgggaaatagtagtggaggctggactcgggacagaagtaagtatctgcgagcaacagtgtggtttcatgcctagaaagagtaccacagatgcactatttgttacccaccttgaggatgctcgtggaaaagtacagagaaggtcagaaggagttacattgtgtctttgtggatctagagaaagcctatgacagagtaccaagagaggaactgtggtactgcacgcacaagtctggtgtggtggaaaaagatgaagacaGAAGTAGTAGGTACAGATACACGGGCCTAGAGCGCCCTCTTaaggttgtcagtgtgaaaataactgaTAAGCGACtcgaaaaaatggatggatgtaataatgtgttaatcatttcacatataagtcgctctggagaataagttgTAGCCCCGGCcaaactggggggaaaaaaaaagcctaaccctaaaaaaaaaaagacatgcgaCTTATTGTTTATAAAAATACGGTAAGTATAACTTGAATAGACTTTCCTTTGGGTTAAGGATGTTTCTGGTTACAAACACGGTCATGGAATCAATGAAATTCATCACGTTAACCcacaagtactgtacatttatgAATGATTCAAGGGAGCTTTCAGCCGCTTGGACCCAACGGGACAGTTTGAAGCAGGAATGCTGAGTCGGATCCCGACGGGCCGACTGGGCCGACCGTCTGAAATGGCAAACCTGGCGTCGTACATGTGTAGCGACTACGCCAGCTGGA
Proteins encoded in this window:
- the pmvk gene encoding phosphomevalonate kinase, with protein sequence MMGSSDGIDLLHLNQSLHSEPKLVLIFSGKRKSGKDYVTDIVLDRLGEDVCAVIRLSAPLKRAYAQKHGLDLEQLLGCGIYKEIYRADMIRWGEAQRRQDPGFFCRLATGGVCRPIWVVSDARRMSDLQWFWAKFPQQTYCVRVESREETRRQRGWSFSAGVDDAESECGLDDSVEFHWTITNEADAPSLEDQLRPIIALAVEAAAGDANH
- the decr1 gene encoding 2,4-dienoyl-CoA reductase, mitochondrial isoform X2; amino-acid sequence: MFLRTELESSFICQSCFHSSPAPAQQPPLPHSCFFPPLEEAMLPPGTFQGRVAFVTGGGTGLGRAMTATLSRLGAECVIASRKLEVLQQTAKEISSQTGNKVHAIKLDVRDPQAVTRCVEHMESLTGLPDVIVNNAAGNFVCPSENLSANAWKSITDIVLNGTAFVTLELGKQLVRRQKGAAFLAITTIYAESGSGFVVPSAAAKAGVEVLYKSLAGEWGRYGLRFNIIQPGPIRTKGAFSRLDPTGQFEAGMLSRIPTGRLGRPSEMANLASYMCSDYASWMSGAVVRFDGGEYVMMAGEFNELRKVTGDQWKMMEKMIRSTKGSHEAGETVQLQRLTSVAAEGFSLASTSGANVLRQA
- the decr1 gene encoding 2,4-dienoyl-CoA reductase, mitochondrial isoform X1; its protein translation is MASWGLRRKTFQTFMASCFHSSPAPAQQPPLPHSCFFPPLEEAMLPPGTFQGRVAFVTGGGTGLGRAMTATLSRLGAECVIASRKLEVLQQTAKEISSQTGNKVHAIKLDVRDPQAVTRCVEHMESLTGLPDVIVNNAAGNFVCPSENLSANAWKSITDIVLNGTAFVTLELGKQLVRRQKGAAFLAITTIYAESGSGFVVPSAAAKAGVEVLYKSLAGEWGRYGLRFNIIQPGPIRTKGAFSRLDPTGQFEAGMLSRIPTGRLGRPSEMANLASYMCSDYASWMSGAVVRFDGGEYVMMAGEFNELRKVTGDQWKMMEKMIRSTKGSHEAGETVQLQRLTSVAAEGFSLASTSGANVLRQA
- the decr1 gene encoding 2,4-dienoyl-CoA reductase, mitochondrial isoform X3, with product MASWGLRRKTFQTFMASCFHSSPAPAQQPPLPHSCFFPPLEEAMLPPGTFQGRVAFVTGGGTGLGRAMTATLSRLGAECVIASRKLEVLQQTAKEISSQTGNKVHAIKLDVRDPQAVTRCVEHMESLTGLPDVIVNNAAGNFVCPSENLSANAWKSITDIVLNGTAFVTLELGKQLVRRQKGAAFLAITTIYAESGSGFVVPSAAAKAGVEVLYKSLAGEWGRYGLRFNIIQPGPIRTKGAFSRLDPTGQFEAGMLSRIPTGRLGRPSEMANLASYMCSDYASWMSGAVVRFDGGEYVMMAGEFNELRKVTGDQWKMMEKMIRSTKGS